From the Mastacembelus armatus chromosome 14, fMasArm1.2, whole genome shotgun sequence genome, one window contains:
- the dlb gene encoding delta-like protein B encodes MAPLHLRYLMTLALVQTVLSSGVFELKIHSFHTAQRICRRHRDCHIFFRICLKHPEDVISAEPPCTFGTGHTNVIRADHTSISSSAPIRVPFHFKWPGTFSLIIEAWNAESPTEYTDNQNNLVSRLATRRRLAIGEDWSQDVHFGEQSELRYSYHIFCDEYYFGDGCADYCRPRDDTLGHYSCDEEGNRICLEGWKGNYCSEPICSADCSEKHGYCEAPGGCTCRMGWQGPSCNECVRYPGCLHGTCSQPWQCNCQEGWGGLFCDQDLNYCTNHKPCANGATCTNTGQGSYTCTCRPGFGGTNCELETNECDSNPCKNGGSCNDLENDYSCTCPQGFYGKNCEIIAMTCADGPCFNGGTCVGTMTGGYTCRCPASYTGSNCEKKLDRCSNRPCLNGGECLDLGQTILCRCQPGFTGANCQINIDDCASNPCQNAGTCQDGVNDYTCSCTLGYTGKNCTVRSDACGIRPCQNGGTCFTHFTGPVCQCPKGFMGPSCEFTLQPSFKPALRQTSQASSTTLTISCILSVLVLALMAVIIFLRRRRRGLQGRKQLSDTAIYNDLEAVNNLGGGEREAFLGPNGLFKISNSTAHLSHSLCPDGRSGYRHNPVESSLARGEHQDFMWRDEASLGSGAGLR; translated from the exons ATGGCCCCTCTACACCTGAGATACCTCATGACTTTGGCCTTAGTGCAAACA GTACTGTCCTCCGGTGTGTTTGAGTTGAAGATTCATTCATTCCACACAGCCCAACGCATCTGCAGACGACACAGGGACTGTCATATATTTTTTAGAATTTGCCTAAAACACCCAGAGGATGTGATCTCTGCAGAGCCGCCTTGCACCTTTGGCACCGGACACACCAACGTCATTAGGGCTGATCACACCTCGATCTCCAGCAGCGCTCCCATCAGGGTGCCCTTCCACTTCAAGTGGCCG GGAACattttctttgatcattgaAGCCTGGAACGCCGAATCTCCAACCGAATACACAG ACAACCAGAACAACCTTGTGAGCCGTCTGGCGACCAGGAGGAGACTTGCCATCGGAGAGGATTGGTCCCAGGACGTACACTTTGGCGAGCAGAGCGAGTTGCGGTACTCCTACCACATCTTCTGCGACGAGTACTATTTTGGAGACGGCTGCGCTGACTATTGCCGGCCGAGGGACGACACGCTGGGCCACTACTCCTGCGACGAGGAGGGCAACCGCATCTGCCTAGAGGGCTGGAAGGGAAACTACTGCTCTGAGC CCATCTGCTCAGCGGACTGCAGTGAGAAGCATGGCTATTGTGAAGCCCCAGGGGGCTGTACATGTCGCATGGGCTGGCAGGGCCCCTCCTGTAACGAATGCGTCCGCTACCCAGGCTGCCTTCATGGAACGTGCAGTCAGCCGTGGCAGTGTAACTGTCAGGAGGGTTGGGGTGGCCTCTTCTGTGACCAGGATCTGAACTACTGCACGAACCACAAGCCCTGTGCCAATGGAGCGACCTGCACCAACACGGGCCAAGGCAGCTATACCTGCACCTGCCGGCCCGGCTTTGGAGGCACCAACTGTGAGCTTGAAACCAATGAGTGTGACAGCAACCCCTGCAAGAACGGAGGCAGCTGCAAT GACCTGGAGAATGACTACTCATGCACCTGCCCACAGGGGTTCTATGGTAAGAACTGTGAGATTATTGCCATGACATGTGCAGATGGTCCCTGCTTCAATGGTGGCACCTGTGTGGGGACAATGACAGGAGGCTACACCTGCCGCTGCCCTGCAAGTTACACGGGCTCTAACTGTGAGAAGAAGCTGGACCGCTGCAGCAACAGGCCGTGTCTGAATG GTGGTGAGTGTCTGGACCTTGGCCAGACCATCTTGTGTCGCTGCCAGCCCGGCTTCACAGGTGCCAACTGTCAGATCAACATTGATGACTGTGCCTCAAACCCCTGTCAAAATGCAGGAACCTGCCAAGATGGTGTAAATGACTACACCTGCTCTTGCACCCTGGGATACACTGGCAAGAACTGCACTGTGCGCTCAGACGCCTGTGGCATTCGGCCCTGCCAGAACGGCGGAACTTGCTTCACCCATTTCACTGGGCCAGTATGCCAGTGCCCTAAGGGCTTTATGGGTCCAAGTTGTGAGTTCACACTCCAGCCCAGTTTCAAACCTGCTCTGCGCCAAACCTCTCAGGCCTCCTCCACCACCCTCACCATCTCGTGCATTCTGTCTGTGCTAGTGTTGGCTCTGATGGCTGTCATTATCTTTctaaggaggaggagaagaggactGCAGGGGAGGAAGCAGCTGAGTGACACTGCAATTTATAATGACTTGGAGGCGGTCAACAACCTGGGTGGAGGTGAGAGAGAAGCCTTTCTTGGTCCTAATGGCCTATTCAAGATCAGCAACAGCACAGCTCACCTCAGCCACTCTCTGTGCCCGGACGGCAGATCTGGGTACAGGCACAATCCTGTGGAGAGCAGCCTGGCAAGAGGTGAGCATCAGGACTTTATGTGGAGGGACGAGGCcagcctgggctctggagcAGGACTGAGATGA
- the LOC113142784 gene encoding nuclear apoptosis-inducing factor 1 isoform X4, translating to MSSPIYYNQDSVTRFKKRKARFSFSEVHILLDEVRKHRMVVVGKFNRGVPTDVKKRTWAEITARVNEIGECQREVIEVIKKWSDLKCDTKRKVAAMRSGTVPNRGLNSRLSRDLNQTEKIVLQILEMDEEDQCTGDFGPLGDDDDVPEEEEEMEEEDMIGMQGSPNGGLDMTSMPPATSYTMGGLTQSGDSSQPAFDVQYEVPPTEDTEATFGDSDDDQRDDALSSAQTSKPMDDHQGNNGIQKQGRHQTSSGTSMSTATLPMSGQPSQNTRDSLLHNASLSLQEQHATNILLETVSRSLELLSESVQQLAETQQEFVRESLQLQRETVQVLRDFTGGAIALMHDKLNGRPAL from the exons ATGTCTTCACCAATATACTATAACCAAGACAGTGTTACACGCTTCAAGAAAAGAAAGGCTCGTTTCTCTTTCAGTGAAGTTCACATACTGttggatgaagtgaggaagcaTCGTATGGTGGTTGTGG GCAAATTCAATCGCGGTGTGCCAACTGACGTGAAGAAGCGCACATGGGCAGAGATTACTGCACGTGTCAATGAGATTGGGGAGTGCCAACGCGAAGTCATTGAAGTAATCAAGAAATGGTCTGATCTAAAGTGTGACACCAAGCGGAAAGTGGCTGCCATGCGGTCAGGGACTGTCCCTAACAGGGGTCTCAACTCACGTCTTTCCCGAGACCTTaatcagacagagaaaatagTGCTCCAAATTCTGGAAATGGATGAAGAAGACCAGTGCACTGGTGACTTTGGCCCACTCGGAGATGATGACGATGTgccagaggaagaagaagaaatggaagaggaGGATATGATAGGAATGCAGGGTTCTCCAAACGGCGGGTTAGACATGACATCTATGCCCCCTGCAACCTCTTACACCATGGGTGGACTTACACAATCAG GGGATTCATCACAACCTGCTTTTGATGTGCAGTATGAAGTACCCCCTACAGAAG ATACcgaagctacttttggagacTCAGATGATGACCAAAGAGATGACGCACTTTCTTCTGCTCAGACATCAAAACCAATGGACGATCATCAAGGAAACAATGGCATCCAGAAACAAGGACGACATCAGACATCCTCTGGAACATCAATGTCGACAGCTACGCTTCCGATGTCAGGTCAGCCCTCCCAGAACACGAGGGACAGCCTGCTACATAATGCGTCTCTAAGCCTTCAAGAGCAGCATGCCACCAACATCCTGCTGGAGACAGTTTCACGCTCGCTAGAGCTATTGTCTGAGTCTGTGCAGCAGCTGGCAGAGACTCAGCAGGAGTTTGTACGTGAATCGCTGCAACTCCAACGGGAGACAGTGCAGGTCCTCAGAGACTTCACAGGTGGAGCCATTGCACTCATGCATGACAAACTGAATGGACGTCCAGCATTATAG
- the LOC113142784 gene encoding nuclear apoptosis-inducing factor 1 isoform X2, with translation MSSPIYYNQDSVTRFKKRKARFSFSEVHILLDEVRKHRMVVVGMCLQLNPFRKEEVVHYGVVSGFPEGKFNRGVPTDVKKRTWAEITARVNEIGECQREVIEVIKKWSDLKCDTKRKVAAMRSGTVPNRGLNSRLSRDLNQTEKIVLQILEMDEEDQCTGDFGPLGDDDDVPEEEEEMEEEDMIGMQGSPNGGLDMTSMPPATSYTMGGLTQSGDSSQPAFDVQYEVPPTEDTEATFGDSDDDQRDDALSSAQTSKPMDDHQGNNGIQKQGRHQTSSGTSMSTATLPMSGQPSQNTRDSLLHNASLSLQEQHATNILLETVSRSLELLSESVQQLAETQQEFVRESLQLQRETVQVLRDFTGGAIALMHDKLNGRPAL, from the exons ATGTCTTCACCAATATACTATAACCAAGACAGTGTTACACGCTTCAAGAAAAGAAAGGCTCGTTTCTCTTTCAGTGAAGTTCACATACTGttggatgaagtgaggaagcaTCGTATGGTGGTTGTGGGTATGTGTCTTCAACTAAATCCTTTCAGAAAAGAAGAGGTGGTGCATTACGGCGTTGTGTCTGGGTTCCCAGAAG GCAAATTCAATCGCGGTGTGCCAACTGACGTGAAGAAGCGCACATGGGCAGAGATTACTGCACGTGTCAATGAGATTGGGGAGTGCCAACGCGAAGTCATTGAAGTAATCAAGAAATGGTCTGATCTAAAGTGTGACACCAAGCGGAAAGTGGCTGCCATGCGGTCAGGGACTGTCCCTAACAGGGGTCTCAACTCACGTCTTTCCCGAGACCTTaatcagacagagaaaatagTGCTCCAAATTCTGGAAATGGATGAAGAAGACCAGTGCACTGGTGACTTTGGCCCACTCGGAGATGATGACGATGTgccagaggaagaagaagaaatggaagaggaGGATATGATAGGAATGCAGGGTTCTCCAAACGGCGGGTTAGACATGACATCTATGCCCCCTGCAACCTCTTACACCATGGGTGGACTTACACAATCAG GGGATTCATCACAACCTGCTTTTGATGTGCAGTATGAAGTACCCCCTACAGAAG ATACcgaagctacttttggagacTCAGATGATGACCAAAGAGATGACGCACTTTCTTCTGCTCAGACATCAAAACCAATGGACGATCATCAAGGAAACAATGGCATCCAGAAACAAGGACGACATCAGACATCCTCTGGAACATCAATGTCGACAGCTACGCTTCCGATGTCAGGTCAGCCCTCCCAGAACACGAGGGACAGCCTGCTACATAATGCGTCTCTAAGCCTTCAAGAGCAGCATGCCACCAACATCCTGCTGGAGACAGTTTCACGCTCGCTAGAGCTATTGTCTGAGTCTGTGCAGCAGCTGGCAGAGACTCAGCAGGAGTTTGTACGTGAATCGCTGCAACTCCAACGGGAGACAGTGCAGGTCCTCAGAGACTTCACAGGTGGAGCCATTGCACTCATGCATGACAAACTGAATGGACGTCCAGCATTATAG
- the LOC113142784 gene encoding nuclear apoptosis-inducing factor 1 isoform X1 — translation MSSPIYYNQDSVTRFKKRKARFSFSEVHILLDEVRKHRMVVVGMCLQLNPFRKEEVVHYGVVSGFPEGKFNRGVPTDVKKRTWAEITARVNEIGECQREVIEVIKKWSDLKCDTKRKVAAMRSGTVPNRGLNSRLSRDLNQTEKIVLQILEMDEEDQCTGDFGPLGDDDDVPEEEEEMEEEDMIGMQGSPNGGLDMTSMPPATSYTMGGLTQSGSKEVQFPPNYCGDSSQPAFDVQYEVPPTEDTEATFGDSDDDQRDDALSSAQTSKPMDDHQGNNGIQKQGRHQTSSGTSMSTATLPMSGQPSQNTRDSLLHNASLSLQEQHATNILLETVSRSLELLSESVQQLAETQQEFVRESLQLQRETVQVLRDFTGGAIALMHDKLNGRPAL, via the exons ATGTCTTCACCAATATACTATAACCAAGACAGTGTTACACGCTTCAAGAAAAGAAAGGCTCGTTTCTCTTTCAGTGAAGTTCACATACTGttggatgaagtgaggaagcaTCGTATGGTGGTTGTGGGTATGTGTCTTCAACTAAATCCTTTCAGAAAAGAAGAGGTGGTGCATTACGGCGTTGTGTCTGGGTTCCCAGAAG GCAAATTCAATCGCGGTGTGCCAACTGACGTGAAGAAGCGCACATGGGCAGAGATTACTGCACGTGTCAATGAGATTGGGGAGTGCCAACGCGAAGTCATTGAAGTAATCAAGAAATGGTCTGATCTAAAGTGTGACACCAAGCGGAAAGTGGCTGCCATGCGGTCAGGGACTGTCCCTAACAGGGGTCTCAACTCACGTCTTTCCCGAGACCTTaatcagacagagaaaatagTGCTCCAAATTCTGGAAATGGATGAAGAAGACCAGTGCACTGGTGACTTTGGCCCACTCGGAGATGATGACGATGTgccagaggaagaagaagaaatggaagaggaGGATATGATAGGAATGCAGGGTTCTCCAAACGGCGGGTTAGACATGACATCTATGCCCCCTGCAACCTCTTACACCATGGGTGGACTTACACAATCAGGTAGCAAAGAGGTTCAGTTTCCACCTAACTATTGTG GGGATTCATCACAACCTGCTTTTGATGTGCAGTATGAAGTACCCCCTACAGAAG ATACcgaagctacttttggagacTCAGATGATGACCAAAGAGATGACGCACTTTCTTCTGCTCAGACATCAAAACCAATGGACGATCATCAAGGAAACAATGGCATCCAGAAACAAGGACGACATCAGACATCCTCTGGAACATCAATGTCGACAGCTACGCTTCCGATGTCAGGTCAGCCCTCCCAGAACACGAGGGACAGCCTGCTACATAATGCGTCTCTAAGCCTTCAAGAGCAGCATGCCACCAACATCCTGCTGGAGACAGTTTCACGCTCGCTAGAGCTATTGTCTGAGTCTGTGCAGCAGCTGGCAGAGACTCAGCAGGAGTTTGTACGTGAATCGCTGCAACTCCAACGGGAGACAGTGCAGGTCCTCAGAGACTTCACAGGTGGAGCCATTGCACTCATGCATGACAAACTGAATGGACGTCCAGCATTATAG
- the LOC113142784 gene encoding nuclear apoptosis-inducing factor 1 isoform X3: MSSPIYYNQDSVTRFKKRKARFSFSEVHILLDEVRKHRMVVVGKFNRGVPTDVKKRTWAEITARVNEIGECQREVIEVIKKWSDLKCDTKRKVAAMRSGTVPNRGLNSRLSRDLNQTEKIVLQILEMDEEDQCTGDFGPLGDDDDVPEEEEEMEEEDMIGMQGSPNGGLDMTSMPPATSYTMGGLTQSGSKEVQFPPNYCGDSSQPAFDVQYEVPPTEDTEATFGDSDDDQRDDALSSAQTSKPMDDHQGNNGIQKQGRHQTSSGTSMSTATLPMSGQPSQNTRDSLLHNASLSLQEQHATNILLETVSRSLELLSESVQQLAETQQEFVRESLQLQRETVQVLRDFTGGAIALMHDKLNGRPAL, from the exons ATGTCTTCACCAATATACTATAACCAAGACAGTGTTACACGCTTCAAGAAAAGAAAGGCTCGTTTCTCTTTCAGTGAAGTTCACATACTGttggatgaagtgaggaagcaTCGTATGGTGGTTGTGG GCAAATTCAATCGCGGTGTGCCAACTGACGTGAAGAAGCGCACATGGGCAGAGATTACTGCACGTGTCAATGAGATTGGGGAGTGCCAACGCGAAGTCATTGAAGTAATCAAGAAATGGTCTGATCTAAAGTGTGACACCAAGCGGAAAGTGGCTGCCATGCGGTCAGGGACTGTCCCTAACAGGGGTCTCAACTCACGTCTTTCCCGAGACCTTaatcagacagagaaaatagTGCTCCAAATTCTGGAAATGGATGAAGAAGACCAGTGCACTGGTGACTTTGGCCCACTCGGAGATGATGACGATGTgccagaggaagaagaagaaatggaagaggaGGATATGATAGGAATGCAGGGTTCTCCAAACGGCGGGTTAGACATGACATCTATGCCCCCTGCAACCTCTTACACCATGGGTGGACTTACACAATCAGGTAGCAAAGAGGTTCAGTTTCCACCTAACTATTGTG GGGATTCATCACAACCTGCTTTTGATGTGCAGTATGAAGTACCCCCTACAGAAG ATACcgaagctacttttggagacTCAGATGATGACCAAAGAGATGACGCACTTTCTTCTGCTCAGACATCAAAACCAATGGACGATCATCAAGGAAACAATGGCATCCAGAAACAAGGACGACATCAGACATCCTCTGGAACATCAATGTCGACAGCTACGCTTCCGATGTCAGGTCAGCCCTCCCAGAACACGAGGGACAGCCTGCTACATAATGCGTCTCTAAGCCTTCAAGAGCAGCATGCCACCAACATCCTGCTGGAGACAGTTTCACGCTCGCTAGAGCTATTGTCTGAGTCTGTGCAGCAGCTGGCAGAGACTCAGCAGGAGTTTGTACGTGAATCGCTGCAACTCCAACGGGAGACAGTGCAGGTCCTCAGAGACTTCACAGGTGGAGCCATTGCACTCATGCATGACAAACTGAATGGACGTCCAGCATTATAG
- the capns1a gene encoding calpain small subunit 1a translates to MFSARQIIGGLINVISNIDPAQFVPSNPPPPRRPLAYAEQHESDEEKQFRKVFQQLAGDDMEVSPSELMNILNRIITKHGDLKTDGFSIESCRSMVAVMDSDSTGKLGFHEFKYLWDNIKKWQAVYKNYDADHSGVIDASELPDAFRAAGFPLSDQIFKMIIRRYCDENGNMDFDNYIGCLVRLDAMCRAFNTLDKDKNGTIKVNIKEWLQLTMYS, encoded by the exons ATGTTTTCTGCCAGACAGATTATCGGCGGTTTAATTAATGTTATAAG TAACATTGACCCAGCCCAGTTTGTGCCTTCTAATCCT CCTCCACCACGTAGGCCACTTGCATACGCAGAGCAGCATGAGAGTGATGAGGAGAAACAGTTTCGCAAAGTCTTCCAGCAGCTTGCTGGAGAT GACATGGAAGTGAGTCCATCTGAGTTGATGAACATCCTAAATAGAATCATCACAAAGC atgGAGACCTGAAGACAGATGGCTTCTCCATTGAGTCTTGTAGGAGCATGGTGGCAGTCATGGAT AGTGACAGCACTGGAAAACTTGGCTTTCATGAGTTCAAATACCTCTGGGACAACATAAAGAAATGGCAG GCCGTGTATAAGAACTATGATGCAGATCACTCTGGTGTCATTGATGCAAGTGAGCTGCCCGATGCTTTCAGAGCTGCAG GCTTCCCCCTCAGTGACCAGATATTCAAGATGATAATTCGCAGATACTGCGATGAAAATGGGAACATGGATTTTGACAACTACATTGGGTGCCTTGTGAGACTGGATGCCATGTGCC GTGCCTTCAATACCCTGGACAAGGATAAAAATGGGACTATCAAAGTCAATATTAAGGAG tGGCTTCAGTTGACCATGTATTCTTGA